The DNA window ATTCTCCCGGACGTCCGTCCCATCGTACCGAACTTGACCGAAAAACGCGTCGGGATTCTCGCGCGTCCCGCGCCAGCCGTGATACCCGACGTGCTCGCCGTCGGCCAGCCAGTATTCGTGACCGACAGCTTCCTCCGGTCCGGTCGGTCGGATCTGCCACGTTTCGTTCGTCGCCAGATCCAGCCCCCAGATCCGATCAACGTCCTCCCACAGCCCTTCCTCGCAGTAGGTGACCAGCTCCGGTTTGGTCGGTGAGGCATTGACGTGGCCGAGCCAGCGGTTCGCGTCGACGTGGACGGTCGTATCGCCGCCGGACAGCGGGATCGAAAGCACCTGTGAGTGTGGCTCGGCAGCACTCCGGGCAGCGATCCACGCTTCTCGATCGTCTCCGTGATCGACGTCGACGAGCTCCGAAATCGCCACCACTACACGCTCCCCGTCGGCCGTGCGGCCGCGATGCTCCCTTCATATCCCGCTGGACAGTCGTACAGCGCGGTCACCGCGAGCGATCCGAGATCGAGCGCGAAGAGGCTGTTGTCGTGCCAGAACACGGCCGTCTCCGTTCGATCGACTCTCGTGACGCCGCTGATAGCTCTTGGCAGGTCGGTCAGCTGCGTGATCGTTCCGTCGTCGAGATCGACGGCGTACAGATCGTCGTTTCCGTCCCGATTCGAACGAACGAGGAGCTGGTCGTCGTACCAGCCGTTTTCGGTGAAATAGAGGTGGCGACTGTCGGCCTCGGGATCGCTGGTCAGTCGCGTTACACGGGCGTTCGTTCGTGGATCGCGGTAGGTCTCCCGTTCCGGAGCCAGCACACGGCCAGCATCGGGACCTTGCTGTCGATCGGTTCCCATCGGGGTGAAGCTCACGACGAAACCACAAAAAGCTAGCCACCGAACGGCGGTCTAGCTCCAGCGGACACAGATCGTTAACGCGGCTCCCGTGATAGCGAACAGCCCCACGAACGTAATCAGTTGGACCATCGTAATGACGTACGTCGCCGAGCCGGGATCCACGACGCGGAGCGAGGCGAGCAACACAGCGATCGAAACGAGAGAAACGACTAACACGAACTGTAATCCGCGTGCGGATCGACAGAGCGCCGTAACTGCCCGGTCGCGGTCCATACCCCTGTGTTCATCGCCGTGGTTGCAAACTTTTCGATCTCTCGATCGAGATTGGGAGAGATGTGTTCAATGAAAGGATTTATGGTGGCATCAACATGAGCATTGATGGACGATAGTCTATGACATTCCAACACCGGAACGCAGGGGGCGGAGAGAGGCTTCATCGAAGAGAGTTCATGGCTGCGGCGGGCGCAGTCGGGATCGCGGGGATTGCGGGCTGTCTGGGTGGCAGCGGAAGCGATAGCGAGGCGTTCGTGTACGCCTTCGGTCGGTCACCGACTGAGGTGCAATTCAACATCTTCAGACAGTCGAACTTCGCCCACAGTCTCCAAGACCAAACTCATCATTACATCGCCAAAGGGGACATCACGGGAAACGTCTGGCCGGATCTACCCACCTCGCTTTCGACAGACGGGAACACGCTCGTGATCGAGTTCCCCGAAGACTACTCGTGGTGGAGCGGTGATGATCTCACGGCCGAGGACTACTGGACGTATCTAGAGATCAGACGGTTACAAGATCCCGAAGCGTCGCACATCAAGGATAACGTTCTGGTCGACGACTACACGATCGAACGGACGTTCAAAGGAAACGTCTCCTCGGATCTGATGCGGGCGGATCTCACGGATCAGACCTTCGGGAAGCTGACCACCCCGCGTTGGATCTACAAGGAATACCTCGAACGACTTCAAGACGCCACGACCCAAAAGGAACGCGACGGTGTCCTCGACGATCTCCGGAACATGCAGATCCCGATCGACCAGCTCTCCGAGGAGGGGCTCGGGAACGGTCCGTACAAGGTGGTCGATTGGAGCGACAACGACACTGCTTTTGAGCTGTATGAGGATCATCCGCTCGCAGAGCAAACGAACGTCAAACAAGTGCGTCTCGTCTCGGAACTGGCGACGGAGAACATCCGCGCCATGGAAGTCAACAACGAACTCGACATGTATCCGGAAGGGCTGATCGGTGAGGTCGACCGGGACGACTACCCGGACAACCTCCAGAACTGGAAGGAGATAGACTGGTTCAGAATGCAAAAAATAACGTTCAATTGGGAGAACGAGCATCTGGCCAAGCGTCCGGTTCGACGGGCGATCACCCACGCGCTGGATCTACATCCGATGGTTGATGCCGCAGTAGAGGCTGGACTCGTGGGCAAGCCTCCGGCGTTACAGACTGGCATCCGGTCGTCGATCCATGAGAAGTATCTCGGCAAGGGATGGGTCGACCAGTTGATCGAGTATCCCATCGAAGCCGACGAGGCGGGCGCTGTGGAGCAACTAGAAAAGGCCGGGTACACCCGCGAAAACGGGACGGTGCTCGACGAGAACGGCAATCCCGTCGAGTTCACCTTCCTGACCAACGACGGTCAGTTCCAGTCGTCGACAGGCGTCGTAGTCAGCGATCAACTCGAATCGTTCGGCTTCGGAATGGACGTGACGACCGTCGGATCGACTGACTACTACCAGAGATTGGAGCAGTACGACCACGATATGTGGTGGATCTGGCACGTCGCGGCCGCCCTGTGGCATCCGACGTCGTACTTCTCGAACGACTTCTACGGTGTTGAGGTCGGTGATCCGAACAGTGACTCGGAAACGGGGGTGACCGGTATCCCCTTCGAACTCGAAATTCCTTCGGAGGTGGGTGCCGAGACGACCGACGGCGATAGCGTCACTATCGAGCCGGCTCAGCTCATGACTGATCTCCCGGTAGCGAGCTCCCAGAAAGAAGTCAAAGAGATAACCCGGACGCTCGTCCAGTGGTTTAACTTCGATCTGCCCAACTTGACGTGGATCGAGGAACGCAACGGTTCGTGGGGCGACGTCAAGGCGTATGATTTTCCCTCGGGGGACGAAGAGAACGTCAAACTCGATATGGATCGACCCGGTGAAACTGCACTCATGCACTGTTGGATCGACCGCGCCAAGTAATAGCCATGCATCCACGATACGTTTTAAAACGTACGGGCCAGATGATCCTCACGTTCTTCGTGACGGTGACGTTCACGTTCGTACTGTACCAATCGATGCCGGGTGGACCGGCCGAGGCGATGCGCGCGATGATCCTCGCCGAGTCAGGACAGGTTGGGGGATCCGTGGATCTCAATCTCCTCAATCAGATGGTCGAACATTACGCCAACGTCAACCCGGACAAACCGCTTCACGTCCAGTACTACGACTATCTCCACTCACTGATCGTCCAGGGGGACATGGGAACCTCGATCTACCAGGGCGAACCGGTGTTGGACCTGATACTCCAGAGCGTTCCCTGGACCATGTTCATCGGCGTGTACGCGCTCGCGCTGGGCTATACGGTGAGTCTGTTTCTCGGCGCAGCGATGGCCTACAAGGAACGTTCGCTGTTCGATTCGGTTTCTTCGATCGGCGTGATCTTCCTCAATTCGGTCCCATACTACATCTTTGCGATCGTCCTCGTGTACGTGTTGGGCATCGAATACTCCCTTTTTCCGATCGACGGTCGGTATGGGACGTTCGTCGATCCCGGCTTTACGCTGGAGTTCATGGGAAGCGTCGTCTGGCACGCCACGCTTCCGGTAGTATCGATGGGAATTCTTGCGACGGGGGGTGCGCTCACCATGCGGGGCAACGCGATCCGAGTGCTCGGCGACGACTACGTTCGAGTCGCGGAGCTTCGCGGACTGCGGCGCTCTCGCGTCGCGATGCAGTACGTCGGACGGAACTCGGTCCTACCGTTGTACACCCAGTTCATGATCGGGATCGCCGGTGTGCTGTCGAGCACGGTCGTCGTCGAAGAGATCTTCGCGTACAACGGGATGGGCAAGCTGCTGTACGACGCTGTGCTCTTACACGATTACCCCGTGTTGATGGGGACGCTGCTCGTGTTCACGACGATCACGCTGCTCGCCATCTACATCGCCGATCTCACCTACGGTTACATCGACCCACGCATCTCGACGGGTGACTCGAATGACTGAGACTGACGAACTCGATTTCGAAGAACTGTTCGACGACGACACCGAGCGGGAGCCACCGTCTCGGTCGGCGCGACTGAAACGAACGCTTGATCTGACGGTGCTCGCCCCGCTCCGGATCGCTCTCCACGACTGGCGCGCTGTCGTGGCAGGGACGATCCTCCTGTTGTACGGTCTCATGGGGA is part of the Halocatena salina genome and encodes:
- a CDS encoding oligogalacturonate lyase family protein; the protein is MAISELVDVDHGDDREAWIAARSAAEPHSQVLSIPLSGGDTTVHVDANRWLGHVNASPTKPELVTYCEEGLWEDVDRIWGLDLATNETWQIRPTGPEEAVGHEYWLADGEHVGYHGWRGTRENPDAFFGQVRYDGTDVRENPAPDIYTHFHSNSRELVVGDGTYRGAPYDLLWEWNPNAAAYETPRKLATHGWSGDDDVHPHSRLDPTDERVVFDSSRSGTSDVYLVAVPDDLTELPAFEA
- a CDS encoding oligogalacturonate lyase family protein; amino-acid sequence: MGTDRQQGPDAGRVLAPERETYRDPRTNARVTRLTSDPEADSRHLYFTENGWYDDQLLVRSNRDGNDDLYAVDLDDGTITQLTDLPRAISGVTRVDRTETAVFWHDNSLFALDLGSLAVTALYDCPAGYEGSIAAARPTGSV
- a CDS encoding ABC transporter substrate-binding protein, with the protein product MTFQHRNAGGGERLHRREFMAAAGAVGIAGIAGCLGGSGSDSEAFVYAFGRSPTEVQFNIFRQSNFAHSLQDQTHHYIAKGDITGNVWPDLPTSLSTDGNTLVIEFPEDYSWWSGDDLTAEDYWTYLEIRRLQDPEASHIKDNVLVDDYTIERTFKGNVSSDLMRADLTDQTFGKLTTPRWIYKEYLERLQDATTQKERDGVLDDLRNMQIPIDQLSEEGLGNGPYKVVDWSDNDTAFELYEDHPLAEQTNVKQVRLVSELATENIRAMEVNNELDMYPEGLIGEVDRDDYPDNLQNWKEIDWFRMQKITFNWENEHLAKRPVRRAITHALDLHPMVDAAVEAGLVGKPPALQTGIRSSIHEKYLGKGWVDQLIEYPIEADEAGAVEQLEKAGYTRENGTVLDENGNPVEFTFLTNDGQFQSSTGVVVSDQLESFGFGMDVTTVGSTDYYQRLEQYDHDMWWIWHVAAALWHPTSYFSNDFYGVEVGDPNSDSETGVTGIPFELEIPSEVGAETTDGDSVTIEPAQLMTDLPVASSQKEVKEITRTLVQWFNFDLPNLTWIEERNGSWGDVKAYDFPSGDEENVKLDMDRPGETALMHCWIDRAK
- a CDS encoding ABC transporter permease; this translates as MHPRYVLKRTGQMILTFFVTVTFTFVLYQSMPGGPAEAMRAMILAESGQVGGSVDLNLLNQMVEHYANVNPDKPLHVQYYDYLHSLIVQGDMGTSIYQGEPVLDLILQSVPWTMFIGVYALALGYTVSLFLGAAMAYKERSLFDSVSSIGVIFLNSVPYYIFAIVLVYVLGIEYSLFPIDGRYGTFVDPGFTLEFMGSVVWHATLPVVSMGILATGGALTMRGNAIRVLGDDYVRVAELRGLRRSRVAMQYVGRNSVLPLYTQFMIGIAGVLSSTVVVEEIFAYNGMGKLLYDAVLLHDYPVLMGTLLVFTTITLLAIYIADLTYGYIDPRISTGDSND